In the Mytilus trossulus isolate FHL-02 chromosome 1, PNRI_Mtr1.1.1.hap1, whole genome shotgun sequence genome, one interval contains:
- the LOC134682031 gene encoding large ribosomal subunit protein mL64-like produces MAASMVKISSLTNFLTKSNSTRLLQKLYRNKQYCRHASSTEAPEPQTLPEELETFEEKEWVIERLRNFSNLPQHLQDKEHGQLPDREILEEMTFKDNTKRKIFLRKLYAKYGSAIDIDPGVCWPSKEELKELKEDDMFFEPSFQQMLADLKEEKGKEAEFNMNVLTKVEKGMAKMDTLIKDFNARQQKELEKEEEAETRRKQMMEMAEEYYGYAVKPRSPEFIKFMEMKRNDEKVAKKALKQASRNKRSSPQVQQEAAKS; encoded by the exons ATGGCAGCCTCCATGGTGAAAATCAGTTCTCTAACTAATTTCTTGACAAAGAGTAATAGCACTCGTTTACTGCAGAAGTTATATAGGAACAAGCAATATTGCCGACATGCTAGTTCTACAGAGGCACCAGAACCACAAACACTCCCAGAAGAATTAGAAACATTCGAAGAAAAAGAGTGGGTGATAGAAAGGTTgagaaatttttcaaatttgccACAACACCTTCAAGACAAGGAACATGGCCAATTACCTGATAGAGAAATCCTTGAAGAAATGACTTTTAAAGATAAcactaaaagaaaaatatttctaagaaaACTGTATGCAAAGTATGGAAGTGCTATTGACATTGACCCTGGAGTGTGTTGGCCTTCAAAAGAGGAACTCAAAGAGCTCAAAGAGGATGATATGTTTTTTGAACCATCATTTCAACAGATGTTAGCAGATCTAAAAGAAGAAAAGGGGAAGGAAGCTGAATTCAATATGAATGT ATTAACAAAAGTAGAAAAAGGTATGGCTAAAATGGACACTTTGATAAAAGATTTCAATGCCAGACAGCAGAAAGAattagaaaaagaagaagaagcaGAGACAAGGAGAAAACAAATGATGGAAATGGCTGAAGAATATTACGGCTATGCTGTTAAGCCTAGAAGTCCAGAGTTTATTAAATTCATggaaatgaaaagaaatgacGAAAAAGTGGCTAAAAAGGCACTGAAACAGGCATCAAGGAATAAACGTTCTAGTCCTCAAGTACAACAGGAAGCTGCTAAAtcatga
- the LOC134682044 gene encoding uncharacterized protein LOC134682044 — protein sequence MDTTTTTTSTSTISVTSTEKNITDDAAATNNTLPSSTLITTVLTNVTETTSSYLSNVTDFTETTTPNNLNATDFTESIPNSTVSNSSIVSSEGLSVNELTNTTGNLSLGIVQFKAGANDTEIRDITSKLQTSTPFTYTERSDDVTIVIGIIVPLVLVAIMFGICVCYQKYWKPRSFKKRRKERGKVSFNDNPVVTGDVIKSPRYSDSEECNKNVFAELPDKQDGFVTIDLSDNHKEENGGINIMVPSTKADNNISNQNLESICEKDELYMSDDEHHGRNRAESVEVKESVVKHYNDIDKVTDNGSVVCSESNLVSDSSSINSKSDKNDQHVNDDDIEKESSIEQLNSIGETEEQSLKSEQNCVDIEKDASIEESISIGETGEQPPKNEQNDNDSDTSLSEENTKF from the exons ATGGATACAACGACGACCACAACTTCAACATCAACAATATCAGTAACGTCCACTGAAAAGAATATAACCGATGATGCAGCTGCCACCAACAACACATTGCCATCATCAACATTGATAACAACAGTTCTGACGAATGTTACTGAAACAACCTCGTCATACCTTTCGAATGTTACCGATTTTACTGAAACAACAACACCAAACAATTTAAATGCTACCGATTTTACTGAAAGCATACCGAATTCAACTGTATCAAACTCGTCCATTGTGTCTTCTGAAGGATTATCAGTTAACGAATTAACTAATACAACTGGAAATCTTTCTTTAGGTATAGTGCAATTTAAAGCAGGCGCTAATGACACGGAAATTCGGGATATTACATCAAAATTACAGACATCAACGCCATTTACTTACACGGAACGTTCTGATGACGTGACGATTGTGATAGGAATTATCGTCCCTTTAGTGCTTGTGGCTATTATGTTTGGGATATGTGTTTGTTATCAAAAATACTGGAAACC GAGAAGTTTTAAAAAGAGGAGGAAAGAAAGAGGGAAAGTCAGTTTTAATGATAATCCG gTGGTAACAGGAGATGTGATAAAATCTCCGAGATACTCGGATTCAGAGGAATGTAATAAGAACGTGTTTGCTGAATTACCTGACAAACAAGATGGTTTCGTGACGATAGATCTGTCTGATAACCATAAAGAAGAAAATGGTGGTATAAATATTATGGTACCATCTACTAAAGCAGATAATAATATAAGTAATCAAAACTTAGAAAGTATCTGCGAAAAAGACGAGTTATATATGAGTGATGATGAACATCATGGTCGCAATAGAGCTGAAAGTGTAGAAGTTAAAGAAAGTGTAGTAAAACATTATAATGATATTGATAAAGTTACAGATAATGGATCTGTGGTATGTTCCGAAAGTAACCTAGTTTCAGATAGTTcgtcaataaattcaaaaagtgATAAAAATGACCAACACGTCAATGATGATGACATTGAAAAAGAATCATCGATAGAGCAGTTGAATAGTATAGGAGAAACTGAAGAACAATCTCTGAAGAGTGAACAAAATTGTGTTGACATTGAAAAAGACGCGTCGATAGAGGAGTCTATTAGTATAGGAGAAACTGGAGAACAACCTccgaaaaatgaacaaaatgataATGACTCGGATACAAGTTTAAGTgaagaaaacacaaaattttaa